A single genomic interval of Sphingopyxis sp. CCNWLW2 harbors:
- a CDS encoding arylamine N-acetyltransferase family protein, whose protein sequence is MLHYPAATPADPVDADADAPAAAFLPRYLARIGWTGPVTPTLEVLAALQAAHIAAIPFEALDALTGAGIDIGADAIDAKLIGQRRGGYCFEQNALFLRALLAIGFDAEGLLGRVRWMLPDDAPPTPRTHMVVRVKLGGRPWLVDAGFGAAVPPQPLAMDSEEPQPTRHESYRVVRHGDVWQVAALIEGEWRTLYRLDHIAPPAIDYELGNWYTSAHPDSHFRHQLIAARTTADARYGLRDNRLTTRLVDGRIDRRYLTADEIERALAEIFLLPVRPHWRAAIERAATAEIAG, encoded by the coding sequence ATGCTGCACTATCCCGCTGCCACGCCTGCCGACCCCGTCGATGCCGATGCCGACGCGCCCGCCGCGGCCTTTCTGCCGCGTTATCTCGCGCGGATCGGCTGGACCGGGCCGGTGACGCCGACGCTCGAGGTGCTCGCTGCGCTGCAGGCCGCGCATATCGCCGCCATTCCATTTGAAGCGCTCGACGCGCTGACCGGCGCAGGAATCGACATCGGTGCCGACGCGATCGACGCCAAGCTGATCGGCCAGCGGCGTGGCGGCTATTGCTTCGAACAGAATGCGCTGTTCCTCCGCGCGCTGCTGGCGATCGGGTTCGACGCCGAGGGGCTGCTCGGCCGGGTGCGCTGGATGCTGCCCGACGATGCGCCGCCGACCCCGCGCACGCATATGGTGGTGCGGGTGAAGCTGGGCGGGCGGCCTTGGCTGGTCGACGCCGGCTTCGGCGCGGCGGTTCCGCCGCAGCCGCTGGCGATGGACAGCGAGGAGCCCCAGCCGACGCGGCACGAAAGCTATCGTGTCGTGCGGCACGGCGACGTGTGGCAGGTCGCGGCGTTGATCGAGGGCGAATGGCGGACGCTGTACCGGCTCGATCACATTGCGCCGCCCGCGATCGATTATGAGCTCGGCAACTGGTATACCTCGGCGCATCCGGACTCGCATTTCCGGCATCAACTGATCGCGGCGCGGACGACCGCCGACGCGCGTTATGGCCTCCGCGACAATCGGCTGACGACGCGGCTCGTCGACGGGCGGATCGACCGGCGCTATCTGACCGCCGATGAGATCGAGCGGGCGCTGGCGGAGATTTTCCTGCTGCCGGTGCGGCCGCACTGGCGCGCGGCGATCGAGCGTGCGGCGACCGCCGAGATCGCCGGCTAG
- a CDS encoding nuclear transport factor 2 family protein: MLTTLLTLAAATATPAPAATSADLAAIEATCFDYVDGQLEGDAERVKRALHPDLAKRRVLGDTRDERLGLQRMSREELVDLTKRGALKTPRAEWNRACKILDVAGNAAAVRVETPWFVDYFHMGKFGERWIIVNAMWHMKRDGAVTAAPATEAAAAPLFALALAPGRAWKPGRPFSEQGLRPHFDYWMALFRDGRIAAAGPVGTDSGLVLLRAPDQAAADAILAADPAIAAGIFTGTVRPYAPPMVNGAALPRPRTTAK, translated from the coding sequence ATGCTGACGACCCTGCTCACCCTCGCCGCCGCGACCGCAACGCCCGCACCCGCCGCAACCTCCGCCGACCTCGCGGCGATCGAGGCGACCTGCTTCGACTATGTCGACGGCCAGCTGGAGGGCGATGCCGAGCGCGTCAAACGCGCGCTCCACCCCGACCTCGCCAAGCGCCGCGTGCTGGGCGACACGCGCGACGAACGGCTGGGGCTGCAACGCATGAGCCGCGAGGAACTGGTCGATCTGACGAAGCGCGGCGCGCTCAAGACCCCGCGTGCCGAGTGGAACCGCGCGTGCAAGATCCTCGACGTCGCGGGCAACGCCGCCGCGGTGCGCGTCGAAACGCCGTGGTTCGTCGACTATTTCCACATGGGCAAGTTCGGCGAGCGCTGGATCATCGTCAACGCGATGTGGCACATGAAGCGCGACGGCGCGGTAACGGCGGCTCCGGCAACGGAGGCTGCCGCGGCGCCGCTCTTCGCACTCGCGCTAGCACCGGGCCGGGCGTGGAAACCCGGACGGCCCTTTTCCGAACAGGGACTGCGACCCCATTTCGACTATTGGATGGCGCTGTTCCGCGACGGTCGCATCGCGGCGGCGGGGCCGGTCGGGACCGACTCGGGTCTCGTCCTGCTGCGCGCGCCCGATCAGGCCGCGGCCGACGCGATCCTCGCCGCCGACCCAGCGATCGCCGCGGGCATCTTTACCGGCACCGTTCGCCCTTATGCCCCGCCGATGGTGAACGGCGCCGCGCTGCCGCGTCCGCGCACGACGGCGAAATGA
- the arr gene encoding NAD(+)--rifampin ADP-ribosyltransferase: protein MTGATPTGPDMGATFYHGTRADLKTGDLLGVGWGSNYQAAPMSWIYFSAALESAIWGCELAAGDGRERIYIVEPTGDWFDDPNLTDKKFPGNPTRSYRSRAPLRIVGEVASWTPHAPEVLAAMKTNLAKLQAEGAPIID from the coding sequence ATGACCGGCGCCACCCCCACCGGCCCCGATATGGGCGCAACCTTCTACCACGGCACCCGCGCCGACCTCAAAACCGGCGACCTGCTTGGCGTCGGCTGGGGCAGCAATTATCAGGCCGCGCCGATGTCGTGGATCTATTTCTCCGCCGCATTGGAGTCGGCGATCTGGGGCTGCGAACTCGCGGCGGGAGACGGCCGCGAGCGCATCTATATCGTCGAGCCGACCGGCGACTGGTTCGATGACCCCAACCTCACCGACAAGAAATTCCCCGGCAATCCGACGCGCAGCTACCGCAGCCGCGCCCCGCTGCGCATCGTCGGCGAGGTGGCAAGCTGGACCCCGCACGCGCCCGAGGTGCTCGCGGCGATGAAGACCAATCTCGCGAAGTTGCAGGCCGAGGGCGCGCCGATCATCGACTGA
- a CDS encoding DUF2061 domain-containing protein, which produces MPTDLIKTFTYLTIHLTIGFSVAYVMTGSVALAGGIAIIEPCINAVAFFFHEKAWKRMGARRKLLPA; this is translated from the coding sequence ATGCCGACCGACCTGATCAAGACCTTCACCTATCTCACGATCCACCTGACGATCGGGTTCAGCGTCGCCTATGTGATGACCGGATCGGTCGCGCTGGCGGGCGGGATTGCGATCATCGAGCCCTGTATCAATGCTGTCGCATTCTTCTTCCATGAAAAGGCGTGGAAGCGCATGGGCGCGCGGCGTAAGCTGCTGCCCGCCTGA
- a CDS encoding GNAT family N-acetyltransferase: protein MAKISIGKPADKVRLLHTLVLGFSGDPMARWASPDAATYLDRRLEFFDAFGGAAFEHDSAFVADGGAAVATWLPPGVEPDGAVMAAIMDEQTPASRKGEMDALFEQMEQFHLKEPHWYLPLIAADPACRGRGLGTALMEAAIARIDADGRPAYLESSNPRNIPLYQRFGFEIIGEIQAGTSPVLTPMLRPGRA, encoded by the coding sequence ATGGCAAAGATCAGTATCGGCAAACCCGCAGACAAAGTGCGCTTGCTCCACACGCTGGTGCTCGGCTTTTCGGGCGACCCGATGGCGCGCTGGGCCTCGCCCGACGCCGCGACCTATCTCGACCGCCGCCTTGAATTTTTCGACGCCTTCGGCGGCGCAGCGTTCGAGCATGATAGCGCGTTCGTCGCCGACGGCGGCGCGGCGGTCGCGACATGGCTGCCGCCCGGCGTCGAGCCCGACGGCGCGGTCATGGCCGCAATCATGGACGAGCAGACGCCGGCTAGCCGGAAGGGCGAAATGGACGCGCTCTTCGAACAGATGGAGCAATTCCACCTCAAGGAGCCGCACTGGTATCTGCCGTTGATCGCCGCCGATCCGGCGTGTCGCGGCCGCGGCCTCGGCACCGCGCTGATGGAGGCGGCGATCGCGCGCATCGACGCCGACGGCCGCCCCGCCTATCTCGAAAGCTCGAACCCGCGCAACATACCGCTGTACCAGCGCTTCGGCTTCGAAATCATCGGCGAGATCCAGGCAGGAACATCGCCGGTCCTGACGCCGATGCTCCGGCCGGGCAGGGCGTGA
- a CDS encoding 2'-5' RNA ligase family protein — protein MPRRIFARRPLYLMVKPPADIAARIDALPRNDRRRGADLLHMTLAAFVDLAEAPAGFLELVIRGLDDFGAGAFPVRFDRIECRKATTLRSSAPLAAAWEFQRQLAEYFHRHDFKWFNLPPELHVTINYRGDGLGAEAIDPVEWTAAEMLLVESVTGEARHIVHGRWPLPDGEPGFCWAA, from the coding sequence ATGCCGCGCAGGATTTTCGCACGACGCCCCCTCTATCTGATGGTCAAGCCGCCGGCCGATATCGCCGCGCGCATCGATGCCCTGCCTCGAAACGACCGGCGCCGCGGAGCCGATTTGCTGCATATGACGCTCGCGGCATTCGTCGATCTGGCCGAAGCCCCCGCCGGCTTCCTCGAACTTGTGATCCGCGGGCTGGACGATTTCGGGGCCGGCGCTTTCCCGGTGCGGTTCGACCGGATCGAATGCCGCAAGGCGACGACGCTGCGAAGTTCGGCGCCGCTTGCCGCCGCATGGGAATTCCAGCGGCAGCTTGCCGAATATTTTCACCGGCATGATTTCAAATGGTTCAACCTGCCGCCCGAGCTTCACGTCACGATCAACTATCGCGGCGACGGGCTTGGCGCCGAAGCGATCGATCCGGTCGAATGGACCGCCGCGGAAATGCTGCTTGTCGAAAGCGTGACCGGGGAGGCGCGCCATATCGTGCACGGCCGCTGGCCCTTGCCCGACGGCGAACCCGGATTCTGCTGGGCGGCCTAG
- a CDS encoding NIPSNAP family protein, with the protein MPSSIPAIAIAAILALAPVTVVFAADPAPLQQLRIYEIPRANEGVFHDRFRDHALRIMARHGFAVRSIWRSEHEDKVEFVYLLDWPDARAMDAAWAAFLADPEWIAIKKETSARDGKYVESVAVRTLEPLAWSPDRAKAAD; encoded by the coding sequence ATGCCGTCCTCCATTCCTGCCATCGCCATCGCCGCAATCCTCGCGCTTGCGCCCGTCACCGTCGTGTTCGCCGCCGACCCCGCGCCGCTGCAACAGCTGCGCATCTACGAAATCCCGCGCGCCAATGAGGGCGTGTTCCACGACCGGTTCCGCGATCATGCGCTGCGCATCATGGCGCGCCACGGTTTCGCGGTACGCTCGATCTGGCGCAGCGAACATGAAGACAAGGTCGAGTTCGTCTATCTGCTCGACTGGCCCGACGCGCGGGCGATGGACGCCGCGTGGGCGGCCTTTCTCGCCGACCCCGAATGGATCGCGATCAAGAAGGAAACCTCGGCGCGCGACGGCAAATATGTCGAATCGGTCGCAGTACGCACGCTCGAACCCCTCGCCTGGTCGCCCGATCGCGCGAAGGCCGCAGATTAG
- a CDS encoding nuclear transport factor 2 family protein encodes MRGMMAAGLAFGMAVPAVAADAPASEVADLRAFADAFDAAQVAQDRAALGRMVADDLVFIDGSGKRYGKAFFIDGWTGADDDYDPVTLSDRVILPLGEDAGLASAETILSGRSAGKPFRVRIRFTDIFKRHGDSWQAVYIHVTRMAIESE; translated from the coding sequence ATGCGCGGAATGATGGCGGCGGGACTGGCTTTCGGCATGGCGGTCCCCGCCGTTGCCGCCGACGCGCCCGCCAGCGAGGTCGCCGACCTCCGCGCCTTCGCCGACGCCTTCGACGCGGCACAGGTCGCGCAGGATCGCGCCGCGCTGGGTCGCATGGTCGCCGACGACCTCGTCTTTATCGACGGAAGCGGGAAACGGTATGGAAAGGCGTTTTTCATCGACGGCTGGACCGGCGCCGACGACGATTACGACCCCGTCACGCTCAGCGATCGCGTCATCCTGCCGCTCGGCGAGGATGCGGGTCTCGCGAGCGCCGAGACGATCCTGTCGGGCCGCTCGGCGGGCAAACCCTTCCGCGTCCGGATCCGCTTCACCGATATTTTCAAGCGCCACGGGGACAGCTGGCAGGCGGTCTATATCCATGTGACGCGGATGGCGATCGAGAGCGAATAG
- a CDS encoding DUF1801 domain-containing protein, which translates to MTADLIDAKIAGLGDWRGAALAKLRALIHAADPDVEETVKWQKPSNPAGVPVWEHAGIVCTGETYKDKVKLTFAKGAALADPKGLFNSSLDGNTRRAIDLFEGDAVDEAAFKALVCAAVEANLEKPAKAKK; encoded by the coding sequence ATGACGGCGGATCTGATCGATGCGAAGATCGCGGGGCTCGGCGACTGGCGCGGCGCCGCGCTGGCGAAGCTGCGCGCGCTGATCCATGCCGCCGATCCGGACGTCGAGGAGACGGTGAAGTGGCAGAAGCCGTCGAACCCGGCGGGCGTCCCGGTGTGGGAGCATGCGGGCATCGTCTGCACGGGCGAGACGTATAAGGACAAGGTCAAGCTGACCTTTGCCAAGGGTGCGGCGCTCGCCGACCCCAAAGGGCTGTTCAATTCGAGCCTCGACGGCAACACGCGGCGTGCGATCGACTTGTTCGAGGGTGACGCGGTCGACGAGGCGGCGTTCAAGGCACTCGTGTGCGCTGCGGTCGAGGCGAATCTCGAAAAGCCGGCGAAAGCGAAGAAGTAG
- a CDS encoding SIR2 family protein, which yields MIDPLISLAFSLQSNRGAYALLIGSGVSRPAGIPTGWEITLEMVRKVAISSSAEAGDAADQWYRETYQKEPDYSELLDQLCKSNTERQQYLRPFFEPTDDEREEGLKKPTAAHNAIADLMAEGYIRVIMTTNFDRLLEQALEARGIVPVVVANADQAQGMLPLVHQKHCIIKIHGDYLDTRIMNTENELSHYPPEMDQLLDRVFDEFGIIFCGWSGAWDPALRSAISRTPSRRFSSYWMSRGDLNGDAAKIVSDRGIVPVQIADADTVFSGLSEKLASLREFDRPHPLSIQSALASLKRYLPEDRYRIKLHDLLTSAVADARSRWGAAGITLQDPEPNDQTIVARVKTYDSSMEILLPMAIELGKWSRPDQFQLICEALDTLSQRPAAQGRTYNLWSQLSRYPATLFLYAVGLSALKANNLELIGRLFSMPLRSGMSENEPVVATLMPMCLVDNKESLWPLFDGSRRHTPLSDWLEMQMRDRFSPNSSSDQYNDPFTQLFDEFEMIGGVSYRTLIREKREWLWVPVGCWGWRRSVKEGILENLSADLSKNGNQSKLLRLGIFSNGETEANEVIKEILEFCRKLPFW from the coding sequence ATGATCGACCCGCTCATATCCCTCGCCTTTAGCCTTCAATCGAATAGAGGCGCGTATGCATTATTAATCGGTTCTGGTGTTTCACGCCCAGCCGGAATCCCAACCGGCTGGGAAATCACGCTAGAAATGGTTCGCAAGGTAGCGATATCCTCTTCGGCAGAGGCGGGAGACGCGGCCGATCAATGGTATCGCGAAACCTATCAAAAAGAGCCAGATTACTCAGAACTTCTCGATCAACTTTGCAAATCGAATACTGAAAGACAGCAGTATCTTAGGCCATTTTTTGAGCCAACCGACGATGAGCGTGAAGAAGGGTTAAAGAAGCCCACTGCCGCGCACAATGCAATCGCCGATTTAATGGCAGAAGGCTACATTCGAGTAATTATGACCACGAATTTTGACCGCCTTCTAGAGCAAGCTCTAGAGGCCAGAGGAATAGTGCCAGTTGTCGTCGCAAATGCCGATCAAGCTCAAGGAATGCTGCCACTTGTTCATCAAAAGCACTGCATAATAAAAATTCACGGCGACTATCTCGATACCCGGATCATGAACACGGAAAACGAGCTATCGCATTATCCTCCGGAAATGGATCAACTCCTCGACAGAGTCTTCGATGAGTTTGGGATAATTTTCTGTGGATGGTCTGGCGCTTGGGACCCTGCTTTGCGAAGCGCCATATCACGTACGCCTTCCAGGCGTTTTTCAAGTTATTGGATGTCCCGTGGCGACCTAAATGGTGACGCCGCCAAGATTGTGTCAGATCGAGGAATCGTCCCGGTCCAAATAGCCGACGCGGATACAGTCTTCTCCGGCTTGTCCGAAAAACTGGCTTCGCTCAGAGAATTCGACCGACCTCATCCACTCTCCATTCAGTCAGCCTTGGCGTCTCTAAAACGTTACCTTCCGGAGGATCGCTATCGAATCAAGCTACACGATCTTCTGACGTCCGCAGTCGCTGACGCTCGATCCCGATGGGGGGCGGCAGGCATTACGCTGCAGGACCCAGAACCAAATGATCAGACCATTGTCGCTCGTGTAAAAACTTATGACAGCAGCATGGAAATCTTGCTGCCCATGGCAATAGAACTAGGAAAATGGTCCCGGCCCGACCAATTCCAGCTAATTTGCGAAGCGCTCGACACGTTAAGCCAACGTCCAGCGGCGCAAGGCCGTACATATAACCTCTGGTCCCAACTTTCTCGCTACCCAGCCACTCTATTTTTGTATGCTGTTGGCTTAAGCGCCTTGAAGGCGAACAACTTAGAACTGATTGGGCGCCTCTTCTCGATGCCGCTTCGCAGCGGAATGAGCGAGAATGAACCAGTAGTCGCAACCCTTATGCCGATGTGTCTCGTCGATAATAAGGAGAGCCTTTGGCCTCTTTTTGATGGGTCGAGGAGACATACGCCTCTGAGTGATTGGCTGGAAATGCAGATGCGTGACCGCTTCTCACCAAATTCAAGTTCAGATCAATACAATGACCCTTTCACTCAATTATTCGATGAATTCGAGATGATCGGCGGGGTTTCTTACCGCACGTTGATACGAGAAAAGCGCGAGTGGTTATGGGTTCCCGTTGGGTGCTGGGGTTGGAGAAGAAGCGTCAAAGAAGGCATCTTAGAAAATCTTAGCGCCGATCTCTCCAAAAATGGCAATCAGTCCAAGCTACTCCGGCTAGGGATATTTTCTAATGGGGAAACCGAAGCGAACGAGGTTATAAAAGAAATCTTAGAATTCTGTCGAAAGCTACCGTTTTGGTAG
- a CDS encoding OsmC family protein → MTVNRASARYEGFGKEGKGSITTKSGVLDKQPYGFGTRFEGQPGTNPEELIAAAHAACFTMALSFGLARAGYSGDTLETSAAVTLEQQDGGFTITKSALTLTGKVPGIGADEFAKIAEEAEKNCPVSKLLNCEITLEHSLDA, encoded by the coding sequence ATGACCGTCAATCGCGCATCCGCCCGCTACGAAGGCTTCGGCAAGGAAGGCAAGGGATCGATCACGACCAAATCGGGGGTGCTCGACAAACAGCCCTATGGTTTCGGGACGCGCTTCGAGGGCCAGCCGGGGACCAATCCCGAGGAGTTGATCGCCGCGGCGCACGCGGCGTGCTTCACGATGGCGCTGTCGTTCGGTCTCGCGCGCGCGGGCTATTCGGGCGACACGCTGGAGACGAGCGCGGCGGTGACGCTGGAGCAGCAGGACGGCGGCTTTACGATCACCAAATCGGCGCTGACGCTGACCGGCAAGGTGCCGGGGATCGGCGCCGACGAATTCGCGAAGATCGCCGAGGAGGCCGAGAAGAATTGCCCGGTGTCGAAGCTGCTCAACTGTGAAATCACATTGGAGCACAGCCTCGACGCCTAG
- a CDS encoding DUF1801 domain-containing protein: MAEKAPVLLSGGNPQIAKGYGDAPVQAYIAAMPGWKSSVWRRLDKLIERTVPGAAKAVKWNSPLYGPPGQGDAPTHWFLSIHCFDKYIKVAFFRGQSLDPVPPVASKSGDTRYFHIHEDEPVDEAAFSAWVKQAAALPGEKM; this comes from the coding sequence ATGGCCGAAAAAGCCCCCGTGCTGCTGTCAGGCGGCAATCCGCAGATCGCGAAGGGCTATGGCGACGCGCCGGTGCAAGCCTATATCGCGGCGATGCCGGGATGGAAGTCGAGCGTTTGGCGCCGGCTGGACAAGCTGATCGAGCGAACCGTTCCGGGAGCGGCGAAGGCGGTTAAATGGAACTCGCCGCTCTATGGCCCGCCGGGGCAGGGCGACGCGCCGACACACTGGTTCCTGAGCATCCATTGCTTCGACAAATATATCAAGGTCGCCTTCTTTCGCGGCCAGTCGCTCGATCCGGTGCCGCCGGTCGCGTCGAAGAGCGGCGACACGCGCTATTTCCATATCCATGAAGACGAGCCGGTCGACGAGGCGGCATTTTCCGCATGGGTAAAACAGGCGGCGGCGCTGCCGGGCGAGAAGATGTGA
- a CDS encoding 2'-5' RNA ligase family protein — protein sequence MRARNPLYVMAKPPPEVQAQIAALPRNDPSRGNHLLHVTLISLYDLHYAPPEWLPATIAALDGFAAPPFPLRFDRIENRKAVTLRTREPLAEARAFQKALVNHLLREKAPIMDGTTPEPHITINYRGDRLNAQKMPPIEWTIREIFLIESVVGKTTHIEHGRWALTPPRD from the coding sequence ATGCGCGCCCGGAACCCCCTCTACGTCATGGCCAAGCCGCCGCCGGAGGTGCAGGCGCAGATCGCCGCGCTGCCGCGCAACGATCCTTCGCGCGGGAACCACCTCCTCCATGTCACGCTCATCTCGCTCTACGACCTGCACTATGCGCCGCCCGAGTGGCTGCCCGCGACGATCGCCGCGCTCGACGGCTTCGCCGCGCCGCCTTTCCCGCTCCGCTTCGACCGGATCGAGAATCGCAAGGCGGTGACGCTGCGCACGCGCGAGCCGCTCGCCGAGGCGCGGGCGTTCCAGAAGGCGCTGGTGAACCATCTGCTGCGCGAAAAGGCGCCGATCATGGACGGCACCACCCCCGAACCGCACATCACGATCAACTATCGCGGCGACCGCCTGAACGCCCAGAAAATGCCGCCGATCGAATGGACCATCCGGGAAATATTCTTGATCGAAAGCGTTGTCGGCAAGACCACTCATATCGAGCACGGACGCTGGGCCCTGACGCCACCCCGCGACTAA
- a CDS encoding glycine zipper 2TM domain-containing protein: MNKLMILPLAAATALAGCATTGDGYASNYDDGGYGYYDRAYYDEYGRYDWDRPDPRHGGYYADQYYRTDRRYRERRLSNNDRVYRGRDDKYYCRRNDGSTGLIVGGIAGAVIGNVIAPGRSETLGTILGAVGGAAVGTAIDRDNVRCR; this comes from the coding sequence ATGAACAAGCTGATGATCCTGCCCCTCGCCGCCGCGACCGCGCTGGCGGGCTGTGCCACCACCGGCGACGGTTACGCCTCGAATTACGACGACGGCGGCTATGGCTATTACGACCGCGCCTATTACGACGAATATGGCCGCTACGACTGGGACCGCCCCGACCCGCGCCACGGCGGCTATTATGCCGATCAATATTACCGCACCGACCGCCGCTATCGCGAGCGCCGCCTGTCGAACAACGACCGCGTCTATCGCGGCCGCGACGACAAATATTATTGCCGCCGCAACGACGGGTCGACCGGGCTGATCGTCGGCGGCATCGCCGGCGCGGTGATCGGCAATGTCATCGCACCGGGCCGCTCCGAAACGCTCGGTACGATCCTCGGCGCGGTCGGCGGCGCGGCGGTCGGCACCGCGATCGACCGCGATAATGTGCGCTGCCGCTAG